The following coding sequences are from one Aethina tumida isolate Nest 87 chromosome 2, icAetTumi1.1, whole genome shotgun sequence window:
- the LOC109596241 gene encoding odorant receptor Or2 isoform X3, with product MQKEINFLKLLKMFMMLSGIWRLPLKSKLFQSLYNNYSVCFQSYYYVFVVCMFIGVSIVWNYSVDVVLESLGILILSITVSFKIGVCQTETIKRLLRYILKKEDELKNSTDEESKRIYIEHQGMIFFITRVITVHTAIVGICHFLTKYLTYLELEKNQYPNVTMYRRKPLPYTMWLPFNSDEHYFGAFFLQSIAGFMGCTYTAVTVIFYLTGMIFICSQLSILQHKIKNLATSTHQSEVEVKKKLFTLIIDHQTIIEYSEQFNNDINVILLIDFTLNSIQVASIFFQLITKLQIDLPIVMAFVLNYLALIVVQIFFFGWFANEIKEQSLGIADAIYEHTWYDQSISIRKSLLLMMVRAQKPFTLTIGPFGAMTNNTSVTTDFTFSNLIKG from the exons ATGCAGAAGGAAATCAACTTCTTGAAACTGCTGAAGATGTTCATGATGCTTTCGGGCATTTGGCGACTGCCCTTAAAGAGCAAATTGTTTCAGTCACTATACAATAATTACTCTGTATGTTTCCAAAGCTACTATTACGTTTTTGTAGTGTGCATGTTCATAGGAGTTAGCATAGTATGGAACTATTCGGTGGACGTGGTGCTGGAGAGCCTCGGCATTTTGATCTTGAGCATCACCGTCTCGTTTAAAATCGGCGTATGCCAGACTGAGACTATTAAGCGACTACTGAGGTACATATTAAAGAAGGAGGACGAGCTGAAGAACTCAACTGACGAGGAGTCGAAGCGGATATACATTGAGCATCAGGGCATGATATTCTTTATCACCAGGGTGATCACGGTTCATACTGCGATTGTGGGGATTTGCCACTTCCTCACCAAGTACCTGACGTACTTGGAGTTGGAGAAAAACCAGTACCCCAACGTTACGATGTACAGAAGGAAACCTTTGCCGTATACAATGTGGTTGCCCTTTAATAGTGACGAGCATTATTTCGGTGCTTTCTTTTTGCAGTCCATTGCAGGCTTTATGGGCTGTACGTACACTGCTGTCACCGTCATTTTCTACCTAACAGgcatgatttttatttgttctcaGTTGAGCATTTTACAGcacaaaattaagaatttggCCACTTCAACACACCAATCAGAAGTAGAAGTTAAAAAGAAGCTATTCACTTTGATCATCGATCACCAAACCATTATTGA GTATTCAGAACAGTTCAATAATGACATTAACGTAATTCTACTGATAGATTTCACATTGAACTCCATACAAGTAgcctcaatattttttcaattaatcacG AAACTTCAGATAGATTTACCAATAGTGATGGCCTTTGTTCTTAATTACCTGGCACTGATAGTCGTACAAATTTTCTTCTTCGGTTGGTTCGCCAACGAAATTAAAGAGCAG AGTCTGGGAATTGCAGATGCGATTTACGAACACACTTGGTACGACCAATCGATTTCCATTAGGAAATCGCTGCTGTTGATGATGGTGAGGGCACAGAAACCCTTTACTTTAACTATTGGTCCGTTTGGTGCCATGACCAATAATACGTCCGTAACG ACTGACTTCACCTTCTCCAACTTGATCAAAGGCTAA
- the LOC109596241 gene encoding odorant receptor Or2 isoform X2 produces MQKEINFLKLLKMFMMLSGIWRLPLKSKLFQSLYNNYSVCFQSYYYVFVVCMFIGVSIVWNYSVDVVLESLGILILSITVSFKIGVCQTETIKRLLRYILKKEDELKNSTDEESKRIYIEHQGMIFFITRVITVHTAIVGICHFLTKYLTYLELEKNQYPNVTMYRRKPLPYTMWLPFNSDEHYFGAFFLQSIAGFMGCTYTAVTVIFYLTGMIFICSQLSILQHKIKNLATSTHQSEVEVKKKLFTLIIDHQTIIEYSEQFNNDINVILLIDFTLNSIQVASIFFQLITIDLPIVMAFVLNYLALIVVQIFFFGWFANEIKEQSLGIADAIYEHTWYDQSISIRKSLLLMMVRAQKPFTLTIGPFGAMTNNTSVTIMKAAYSYVTLITGKKE; encoded by the exons ATGCAGAAGGAAATCAACTTCTTGAAACTGCTGAAGATGTTCATGATGCTTTCGGGCATTTGGCGACTGCCCTTAAAGAGCAAATTGTTTCAGTCACTATACAATAATTACTCTGTATGTTTCCAAAGCTACTATTACGTTTTTGTAGTGTGCATGTTCATAGGAGTTAGCATAGTATGGAACTATTCGGTGGACGTGGTGCTGGAGAGCCTCGGCATTTTGATCTTGAGCATCACCGTCTCGTTTAAAATCGGCGTATGCCAGACTGAGACTATTAAGCGACTACTGAGGTACATATTAAAGAAGGAGGACGAGCTGAAGAACTCAACTGACGAGGAGTCGAAGCGGATATACATTGAGCATCAGGGCATGATATTCTTTATCACCAGGGTGATCACGGTTCATACTGCGATTGTGGGGATTTGCCACTTCCTCACCAAGTACCTGACGTACTTGGAGTTGGAGAAAAACCAGTACCCCAACGTTACGATGTACAGAAGGAAACCTTTGCCGTATACAATGTGGTTGCCCTTTAATAGTGACGAGCATTATTTCGGTGCTTTCTTTTTGCAGTCCATTGCAGGCTTTATGGGCTGTACGTACACTGCTGTCACCGTCATTTTCTACCTAACAGgcatgatttttatttgttctcaGTTGAGCATTTTACAGcacaaaattaagaatttggCCACTTCAACACACCAATCAGAAGTAGAAGTTAAAAAGAAGCTATTCACTTTGATCATCGATCACCAAACCATTATTGA GTATTCAGAACAGTTCAATAATGACATTAACGTAATTCTACTGATAGATTTCACATTGAACTCCATACAAGTAgcctcaatattttttcaattaatcacG ATAGATTTACCAATAGTGATGGCCTTTGTTCTTAATTACCTGGCACTGATAGTCGTACAAATTTTCTTCTTCGGTTGGTTCGCCAACGAAATTAAAGAGCAG AGTCTGGGAATTGCAGATGCGATTTACGAACACACTTGGTACGACCAATCGATTTCCATTAGGAAATCGCTGCTGTTGATGATGGTGAGGGCACAGAAACCCTTTACTTTAACTATTGGTCCGTTTGGTGCCATGACCAATAATACGTCCGTAACG ATTATGAAAGCAGCGTACTCATATGTAACTTTGATAACTGGGAAGAAGGAGTGA
- the LOC109596241 gene encoding odorant receptor Or2 isoform X1 has product MQKEINFLKLLKMFMMLSGIWRLPLKSKLFQSLYNNYSVCFQSYYYVFVVCMFIGVSIVWNYSVDVVLESLGILILSITVSFKIGVCQTETIKRLLRYILKKEDELKNSTDEESKRIYIEHQGMIFFITRVITVHTAIVGICHFLTKYLTYLELEKNQYPNVTMYRRKPLPYTMWLPFNSDEHYFGAFFLQSIAGFMGCTYTAVTVIFYLTGMIFICSQLSILQHKIKNLATSTHQSEVEVKKKLFTLIIDHQTIIEYSEQFNNDINVILLIDFTLNSIQVASIFFQLITKLQIDLPIVMAFVLNYLALIVVQIFFFGWFANEIKEQSLGIADAIYEHTWYDQSISIRKSLLLMMVRAQKPFTLTIGPFGAMTNNTSVTIMKAAYSYVTLITGKKE; this is encoded by the exons ATGCAGAAGGAAATCAACTTCTTGAAACTGCTGAAGATGTTCATGATGCTTTCGGGCATTTGGCGACTGCCCTTAAAGAGCAAATTGTTTCAGTCACTATACAATAATTACTCTGTATGTTTCCAAAGCTACTATTACGTTTTTGTAGTGTGCATGTTCATAGGAGTTAGCATAGTATGGAACTATTCGGTGGACGTGGTGCTGGAGAGCCTCGGCATTTTGATCTTGAGCATCACCGTCTCGTTTAAAATCGGCGTATGCCAGACTGAGACTATTAAGCGACTACTGAGGTACATATTAAAGAAGGAGGACGAGCTGAAGAACTCAACTGACGAGGAGTCGAAGCGGATATACATTGAGCATCAGGGCATGATATTCTTTATCACCAGGGTGATCACGGTTCATACTGCGATTGTGGGGATTTGCCACTTCCTCACCAAGTACCTGACGTACTTGGAGTTGGAGAAAAACCAGTACCCCAACGTTACGATGTACAGAAGGAAACCTTTGCCGTATACAATGTGGTTGCCCTTTAATAGTGACGAGCATTATTTCGGTGCTTTCTTTTTGCAGTCCATTGCAGGCTTTATGGGCTGTACGTACACTGCTGTCACCGTCATTTTCTACCTAACAGgcatgatttttatttgttctcaGTTGAGCATTTTACAGcacaaaattaagaatttggCCACTTCAACACACCAATCAGAAGTAGAAGTTAAAAAGAAGCTATTCACTTTGATCATCGATCACCAAACCATTATTGA GTATTCAGAACAGTTCAATAATGACATTAACGTAATTCTACTGATAGATTTCACATTGAACTCCATACAAGTAgcctcaatattttttcaattaatcacG AAACTTCAGATAGATTTACCAATAGTGATGGCCTTTGTTCTTAATTACCTGGCACTGATAGTCGTACAAATTTTCTTCTTCGGTTGGTTCGCCAACGAAATTAAAGAGCAG AGTCTGGGAATTGCAGATGCGATTTACGAACACACTTGGTACGACCAATCGATTTCCATTAGGAAATCGCTGCTGTTGATGATGGTGAGGGCACAGAAACCCTTTACTTTAACTATTGGTCCGTTTGGTGCCATGACCAATAATACGTCCGTAACG ATTATGAAAGCAGCGTACTCATATGTAACTTTGATAACTGGGAAGAAGGAGTGA
- the LOC109596272 gene encoding UDP-N-acetylglucosamine transferase subunit ALG14 homolog, with product MTLDSNCRQVVYEVCILLIFMACLRFMYVIFKITTGHNRKSSVRRTTPSSVLICLGSGGHTTEMLKLIQPLNFTRYNPRYYVIANDDMNSLAQLRQLETYKRCELQHAYDDVPEITHQILPIPRCRKVNQSFFTSIFTTLHATLYCFYVIVYTLPDLILCNGPGTCIPVCFVAFFLKLTGVKDIRIVFVESFCRTRTFSLSGKIMTYFADNFIVQWPTLKKKLKRSEYIGQLL from the exons ATGACACTCGATTCCAATTGTC GACAAGTCGTCTATGAAGTATGTatccttttaatatttatggcaTGTCTCCGTTTCATGTACGTTATATTCAAAATCACTACCGGCCACAACAGAAAAAGTAGCGTACGAAGAACCACACCATCCAGTGTACTGATATGTCTCGGTTCAGGAGGGCACACAACCGAAATGCTCAAGCTTATTCAACCTTTAAACTTTACAAGATACAACCCAAGATATTACGTCATTGCCAATGATGATATGAATAGTTTAGCACAACTGAGGCAATTGGAAACTTATAAACGTTGTGAACTGCAGCATGCTTATGATGATGTACCTGAAATTACACATCAAATCTTACCAATTCCAAGATGTCGTAAAGTCAACCAGTCCTTTTTTACATCTATTTTTACAACCTTGCATGCCACACTTTATTGCTTCTATGTCATAGTATATACACTTcctgatttaattttgtgtaatgGTCCTGGTACTTGTATACCTGTATGCTTTGTGGCATTTTTCTTGAAACTTACAGGTGTGAAAGACATAAGGATTGTGTTTGTGGAAAGCTTTTGCAGAACTAGAACTTTCTCTTTGAGTGGCAAGATTATGACATATTTCGCTGACAATTTCATAGTCCAGTGGCCTACactcaagaaaaaattaaagagatcAGAATATATTGGCCAATTGTTGTGA